A DNA window from Candidatus Binatus sp. contains the following coding sequences:
- a CDS encoding hemolysin III family protein yields the protein MKRRVASGREFVADAFIHAVGLVVGVAGAITLMVMVASRGTPFELTAVSVYSSGLLAMLGCSAAYNLARFSSRRELLRRFDHAAIFVMIAGTYTPFTTLRLEGNWAIGLSVTVWSIAALGVALKLTRSGWSEALSIATYLALGWIGIIALQPLLDSLALSTLVLLAIGGLLYTIGVIFHVWEKLHFQNAIWHGFVLAAAGVHYAAVMSAILVIRPHI from the coding sequence ATGAAGCGGCGCGTAGCAAGCGGCCGCGAGTTCGTGGCCGATGCATTTATTCATGCTGTCGGACTGGTCGTTGGTGTGGCGGGAGCTATTACGCTGATGGTGATGGTTGCGTCCCGCGGCACTCCATTCGAGTTGACCGCGGTATCGGTCTACTCGAGCGGGCTTCTCGCCATGCTGGGTTGTTCCGCAGCGTACAATTTAGCTCGATTCAGCAGCAGACGTGAGTTGCTACGCCGCTTCGATCATGCCGCAATCTTCGTGATGATTGCCGGCACCTATACTCCTTTCACTACCCTGCGTCTGGAGGGAAATTGGGCGATCGGGTTGAGCGTGACCGTGTGGTCCATCGCTGCCCTCGGTGTCGCACTTAAACTGACGCGTTCAGGATGGTCCGAGGCCCTATCGATTGCGACATATCTGGCTCTCGGCTGGATCGGGATCATTGCCTTGCAACCTCTCTTGGATTCACTTGCGCTCTCGACCTTGGTGCTGCTCGCCATCGGTGGCTTGCTCTACACAATCGGCGTCATCTTCCACGTTTGGGAGAAGCTGCATTTCCAAAATGCGATCTGGCATGGCTTCGTGCTGGCCGCGGCTGGCGTTCATTACGCTGCCGTCATGAGCGCGATTCTCGTGATACGTCCGCACATCTGA
- a CDS encoding substrate-binding domain-containing protein translates to MRLLTTGETAEYLRLKERKLYELVADGAIPSTKVTGRWLFPKEELDHWLVSSLVRPEGLGPVEPMPIVGGSHDPLLEWALRESGSGLATLPEGSEAGLARFTQGELIAAALHLHALDGENVDSNVNLMRDKANLLDSVLIAFARREQGLVVAAGNPLKIGSIGDVIKKRGRVAMRPKGAGAQLLLLMLLHHTKASIDLIKCISPPCPTGPDIAQAIRAGRADCGIATRSVANTAGLDFAPLIWERFDLVMRQRDYFRRPLQAFLGFLRSPELTTRAEELGGYDLSSAGQVRYAP, encoded by the coding sequence ACGGCGCCATTCCCTCCACCAAAGTCACCGGCCGCTGGCTGTTTCCGAAGGAAGAACTCGATCACTGGCTCGTCTCGAGTCTCGTACGTCCCGAGGGTCTCGGGCCGGTCGAGCCGATGCCGATCGTCGGTGGCAGCCACGATCCGCTGCTCGAATGGGCCTTGCGCGAGAGCGGATCTGGGCTCGCAACGCTACCGGAGGGAAGCGAGGCCGGTCTTGCCCGGTTCACGCAAGGGGAACTCATCGCCGCCGCGCTCCATCTCCATGCCCTCGACGGCGAGAATGTCGACTCCAATGTAAATCTGATGAGGGACAAGGCGAATTTACTTGATTCCGTGCTGATCGCCTTCGCGCGACGAGAGCAGGGGCTCGTCGTTGCGGCGGGTAATCCGCTCAAGATCGGCTCGATCGGTGATGTCATCAAGAAGCGCGGGCGGGTTGCGATGCGTCCTAAGGGAGCGGGCGCGCAGCTCCTACTTCTGATGTTGCTGCATCACACGAAAGCGAGCATCGATTTGATCAAGTGCATTAGTCCGCCTTGCCCAACTGGCCCTGACATCGCGCAGGCGATCCGCGCCGGCAGGGCTGACTGCGGGATCGCGACCCGGTCGGTGGCGAATACGGCCGGGCTCGATTTCGCTCCGCTGATCTGGGAACGTTTTGATCTCGTTATGCGCCAACGGGACTATTTCCGCCGACCGCTGCAGGCCTTTCTCGGCTTCCTGCGCAGCCCGGAATTGACGACGCGGGCAGAGGAACTCGGAGGGTATGATCTGTCCTCAGCCGGTCAGGTTCGTTATGCGCCGTGA